The sequence AAAGGACAGGGCCAAACTAGAGCTCAGAGGATACATGTCTCAAAGCTTCAGACCTTGAGAGTATCTAGCACCCAGGTAATTGATCTTCATGGCccagaaaaaatttaataatatgaaGTTCTTGCAATTGGTCTTTATGAACATAGAGACCTCATGGCCTGAAGAAAAGATCAGAGTGGCAAGAAGTCTTCTGAGGCACAAAAGCCCAGAGCTCGGTAATGTCCTCTCTGTGACTGCTCtgaagtctgtctctctctctctctctctctctttctttttttcccctgatatattgttttcctctcttcataTACCTTCTCTTTCTGGGTCTCTgagatgtggggtttttttcttaccCTGGGTCTTCTTATAGACTTTTTATTTGCTGGAGACTGAGCCCCCAAATCTAGGCAGACTCATATTCTCCATGCATTAAAGTCTATGTGTTCACCTACTCTGAGCAGCTACTTGGGAAAAACTCTCTGGCCTTCGTGACTAACATTAAGCAATGAGAATGAGGACTGCATGCATTCTGGGTACAAACTCTGCATTAGTCTAGGCCCTAAGAATATAATGAAAGCAGAGTATGCAACTGGGAGCATAGCAGTCAGAGGAGGATTGGGCAGAGTACATCATCAGAGTagatggtatatattttttccttttctaggaTCCACTCACATTTGCCacaaaaagttaacttttttttctattaataactCCTTCAATCTCCCAAATGGTTCAAACTGATGCAGGTGCTGaagcacagaggaggaggggcaaaagtcaaggaatatttaaaaaaaatcttttgctgATGTTCTTTTTCCATACCCTCCTACTTTCACCTCTTCTCCCAGTTCAGGGGCCTTCCAGATTCCCATGGAATTTATCCTGATTCTGAGTATATAAATTTTCCCACTTTTGGTCAGTAAATAGAGGAAATACTGAAAcactctctcttgcctttcttaTTAATCCATCTATCCCAACATttgtgaaattaacatttttaaactaaatacaTTTGAGATTGATAAAGTGTTAAGAAACTTATGTTTGTTCTCTTTGTCAAGGGAGGTTTCCCAACAACTTGTCCCAACAACTTGGAAAGGATGTGATAAAGATACATTACCGAACTTCCTGAGCTCAAATTCCAGCTCCTCCACTTGGTGTCTATTTGACCTTGGGCATGGTTCTTAAATGCTGTCTGCCTCAGGCcctcatctgtttaaaaaaaagaaaagggataagAAGATAAAACACCCACATCATGGGACTTTTGCATGAAAGAAGTaggttaatatatataaagtgcttgGAATCAAGCATTATCTTTTCAATATCATCACCATCCTCACTACCCTGATTCATTACATCTACAGGGGTTAATAGTGTAACTGATTTGAAGTGTTTAAACACAGTCATTCCAGTGGAATAAATATGCAATGATAAAATAGGATGACTTTTTTAAGCCCCCCAAATCAACATCATTTTGATCTGTAAAGCAGATCAGACAGAATTGAAGGTTGCAGACATGTTTGACAAAGTGTTCATATGTGACTCACCAATGCAAATTAGAAAACCCAGCTAATTTCTAAACTGTCTTCTGCATtgacctctcttctctctttaaaGATCTGGGGCATCTCTTTTCCACTCACTTTGAATCTAGGCTATATCTCACAAACTTCACTGTGAATTGGAGCACTGTGATCCTTCCAGACGAGTAAGTACACACAAGGCAGACAGAGTAAATGTGAAAGAATTGAAGTTAATATATGCTTAACTCATACAGAAAATTCCAAACAAAGAAGTGTTCATATTCTTGAGGAGAGTGTcctcaatttactttttaattttgttttacttactagtgtagagaacagaaaaatgttttcttctaacagGACTTGACAAAAGCAGAGATAAGAGGAgtccttgaaatttattttttcaatagttTGTTCTCCTTACCTgctaaatttaagtttatttcagcCATCTATTCTACATATAAGACAATAGTCAGAACTGAGATGTAAACTGGATTTAAGAAAGTCCTATAGTTTGAGAAAGTATGTAAATATTCAATATTAATAGTGGGGAAATAATCAGAAAGGACAAGCACTGGGAAGATGACCACTCTACAGGATTGAACTCATTGTGATCCCTTTGGGCAACATCAAGGTCAAACTCTGTGGTATCAGGACAAGGCTCAAGAATACAGAGCAGATTTTGAGCACAAGGGGACAGACTAGAGTTTGTGTGGCATTACAAAGCCAGGCAGATTTCAAGAGGCACAACCTAAGTATGTAGCCCCAGACAGTGTTTCAAACTAGGCACAAGAAGAAAAGCTAAGAGAATAAATCCCTGAATGCTAGACAAGagtgaaacaaagagaaacaacTGAGTACCTAAAAAATAGTTAAACAGCTGTATATACAAGGTTGTCTTCTTCTTAGTGCCTATCATAGCCTGGCTTATAGGAGTCCACCTGTGAATATCTGATGTCTGAATAAATGGGCTTATAGAAATATGATAGAAGtataaacaaatggagaaaaggatTGTGAATGGAACAGGTAAAGTCTACTCCCAGACCCTCTCCAGCTACAGCAATCTGACTCCAATTCTGACTCCGAttcctcctacacacacacacacacacacacacacgcacacagaattACTTTCTCTTTCACTTATCTTTAATGTTGAATCTTTATCAAGCTTATGGGCCTGGAATCTTTCCCAAGAATGTTACTTGTATAGTCTATACtcttcatcatttctttctttattccacaaatattcatTGGGGTTCCATTCTGTGCACATCCCTTCACTAGGCCAAGGGTTCTGGATGCCAAACATTATAGAACACAATCACTGCCTCCATGAAGTTATAGTAtcatgaaatggaaaacattaataCACTATACATGTGTACTAACATTAACAATGACAGAAAAACAGGGATTCATGTGGTAGTCTACAAGGAAGAGAGTTACTTATTATGAGCTGATGAGCTAGATCATATTATGGAGAAACAAGAATTCTTAAGAAACTCTTCAGAAAAGAGGTAGAGACTCAGTATAGAAAAAATTCAGTCTTCATGATCAAAGAGTTCAGAGTTGGAATCATGGTATTAATCATTTGGGATGATACTCaaatacttttgtttccttatttaaaaaatctttacataATGATTTACTTCAACTTGCATCTGGAGTTTAGTAGAAGTACCTAGGACTTATGTGGCACTCAATAATAAGTAGTTCTCCTATTATTACATATTATGGTGAATTCAGAAAGATAATGATCAATGAAGATCTCGGGGGGAAAAGTTGAAATTAAGGTAaatgtcaaaaaacaaataagatttGGATCTAAAGACAGGGCATTCCAGATAGAGCTGATGCTTgagcaaaggcagaaagaaaggatgtCCATGAAGTACTCGGAGGAAAACAACACTCGTTTGCCCTCAGAATTGGGGCTTTCTAGAGGGAAGTATATGGACAATTCTATAGGTACATAGATACCAGGTGATGGAGGACATTCACTGCCAAGCTTTGGTTGGAAGACATGGTAGGATGTATCTACGAGATACCTCTTGTCTTGGAGCGCAACCAAATGCTGTGCAACCAAATGCTGACTGTTGAAATTGGCAATTTAGACAAGTAATATAACCTCTGAtactccattttctcttctgtaaaatggatcCAGCAAGCTCTGCCTTTTTCATGCTACTCTGTTCTCCAACatacaaaggcaaagaaagacacatgcacacacacacaggcacacatgcacTAAGATTCATGATTACATGAATTACACTCATGATTCATGATGCATTACATTCATGATTACATTTCAGTCTTGCTGCAAAGATGAAAGTGATTGtaaaaaagctaaagaaagacaaaataatgtCATTGAGCAATTATGCAACCTAGCAAGGTTTTAAATGGGAGTAAGAAACTCAGTGACAGAagagaaatgacaagtgttgcaACATCCATTATAGACAGTTcactaaaatatacaaattacaGGCACTGCTAACAAGTTTCAATGAAAAGAATTGACTAAATTAGTCATGGTCCTGGTCTGGACAAATTTGTGAATTccgaggcacctgggtagctcagttggttgagcaactgattcttgatctcggcttggattatgatctcactgtttgtgggtttgagcactgagcctgcgtaggattctctccctccctccctctgcccctttccacccccctctctctctcacacacaaaataaataaacatttttttaaaaatttgtgaattTCTTCAGCAATCTCTGAGATAGAATATCAACTATAGGATAATATCATACTGAGATTGACCCATTCAGATGAAGCAGAATATCTGTATGGGAAGAGAGGATCCAAAGATTCAATGAgggcaaatattaaatataagttaGTTGGGTTCAAACCCCCCTCCTCTGGTAATTGAATGTGGTCATCAGAGGTTTAAGTTTTTGCCTATGTTTACTTCTAGGGAATATTCCCTCTAAATGGCTTTGAGGAACCACAGCACCATCACAGAGTTCATCCTCCTTGGCCTGTCTGTTGACTCCCACGTCCAGGTTCTGCTCTTTGTGCTTTTCCTTGGAATTTACCTCTTTACTATAATGGGAAATCTATCGATGCTGTTGGTCATCAGGGAAGATCCCCATCTCCACACACCTATGTACTTCTTCCTAAGCCACCTCTCTTTCATGGACTTTTGTCTCTCTACTGCCATAGTGCCCAAGCTGCTAGAGAACCTCCTGTCTCAGAGCAAAACCATCTCAGTTGGGGGCTGCCTGGCTCAAGTCTTCTTTGTGTTTGACATTGGAGGAACAGAAGTCTGCTTACTCTCAGCAATGGCCTATGACCGTTATGCTGCTATCTGTCACCCACTCCTCTATGGCCGGGTAATGAATAATCAGCTGTATATGCAGCTTGTATGGGGCTCATGGAGCCTGGGGTTTCTAGATGCACTTATTAACATCCCCCTGACAATGAACTTGGATTTCTGTGAAGCGAAAATCATCCATCACTATAGCTGTGAGttgccctccctcttccctttgtcCTGCTCTGATGTCTCTACCAGCCTCACTGTCCTGGTCTGTTCTACACTCCTGCATGGTGGTGGTACATTCTTCCTGATTTTCTTCTCCTATGTGCGCATTGTCTCCACCATCCTGAGCATTAGCTCCACCTCAGGCAGAAGCAaggccttctccacctgctcctcTCACCTCACTGCATTGAGCTTCTTCTATGGCTCAGCTTTCCTCCGTTATCTCATGCCAACCTCAGGCTCACCTCTGGAGCTCATCTTCTCCATACAGTATGGTGTGGTCACTCCCCTAGTGAATCCCCTCATCTACAGCCTGAAAAACAAGGAGGTTAAAAATGCACTGAGAAGAACCTTGGGAAAGTTTTTGCAATAGTACAGGTAGCAAACTGGATGGAGATGATTAGGTGTTAGGCTAGTACTGCATGCATGCAGATATCTGTTGAATTGATGTTAAGTAAAATTGGCTGAATGCCTATCTTGTTAAATGCTGACAGATTCCTTAGTATATAATTTAACACCCAGACTCAGTATatcttattctaatttttttctatacatagAGATCGGAATTGAACAAATTATTGAGCAGTCTCAATAATATATAGACATGAATCATTTTTGACCTATTTTTACCAAAATATGACATACATACAAAAAGTACACAGAATATAAGTATACAACACAATCAATTTTCTCAAAGAGAATATGACCAAAAAGCTGGCAACCAAATCAAGTCTCCCTTTGCAACACGATCCCACCCTCACAAGTAATACAATACCATATAtcacttttgtcttcttttgctcttcacagaagtggaatcataccatctagttctttttcttttgtgcctGATTTAATGTACTCAATATTACACTTAGAGAGCTAACTCTTCAGGTATAATGTATTTGTTCATTGTTTATTCTCAGTGTTGCATTATTTTCCACTGTGTGAACATATAATTTATTCACCCATTTTACTGTTGAAAGATATTTGTGTAGTTTTGGTTTATGGCTGTTATGACTAGTGTAGCTGTCAGTATTCTTGTACACATCCCTTAATGAGCATAGatacttttgttttgctttgttttagtaTACACCTAGAGATGGCTTTGTTTGATAATAGGGTATACATCATACTTCCAAGAACTTTCCCTTCGTGGTTGTAAAATTGCATATTCCCATAGTAGtttatgagaattccagttgctccataaaatacacatggtatttttatgtttttcatttcataattctAGTGGGTGAGTTGTGATTCCATTTAAGGCTGTACTTTGCAGTTCTCTGATGGCTAATAAAGCTAAgcaccctttcctctgctgccctgTGGATTgactttcattctcttaatgttgTCCTGATGAAGAGAAATTCTTAATTGTAATAAACCCCAAttaatcatttttcctttataatataCTTGCTATTTTTGTgctgtgttaaaatttttttccttactcctagtttataaaaatattctggttttttttaagctttagtGCTTTATTATAATCCACCTGGAATTGCTTTCTGTGCATAATGTGTGATAAAGGTCAAGATTCATCTTTTCCAAATGGAAATGCATTTACCCATCACCATTTATGTTCCCACTGCACTGTAATATTGCTTTTAtcataaatcatatatatgtgtgggtctgtttctgaatcttcttccattttgttccatGATTAGTTTGTCTGCTTTTGTACCAATAACAAACTATGTTTACTATTATATCATTATAACAGGCTTCGAAGTTTGGAAGTAGAAGGGTTCCTTGTAACACAATTCTTCAGGATGTGCTTGGTTCTTTGTGTTTTCAGACAaatttttagaatcagcttatcaaCAGCAAAAACGTCCAGGATTTTGATTGTgtctgaatctatagatcaagttgaaAAGGGGTGGCATCTTCACAATATTGAGTCACCCAATTAACCAAGTTATAACTTTCCATTTAATTAggtctttttaatttctctcagaaatatatTATAGCTTTTATTATAGAGGTTTTTTGTACCTTTTGTGAAATGTATTATTGggcatttaatgttttttaacttatttaagcagtattatttttaaatgttattctaTGTGTGATTTTATTGgtatggaaaaatataatttatttttatgtatcggTGAACTTGTTAAATTCATTCCttaattttaagggttttttttttgtagatcaactttttcagattaagaaagttttctttccttttcatagtTTGCTAAGTGTTTTATGCATAAATTATGTCAAGTTTTATCAAATGGTGTTCCTGTATCTATTGAGCTATCAtctagattttctaattttattagttAGAAAGGTCAATTCTATTAgttgatttttaaagataaaacttcacggggcagctgggtggctcagttggttaagtgtctgacttcagctcaggttgtgatctcatggtttgtgagttcgaaccccacatcaggctctgtgttggcagctcagagcctggagcctgctttgggttctgtgtctccctttctgtttgctcctctcccatttgtgctctgtctctctcaaaaataagtaaacattaaaggtAAAACTTCACATCGGTTTTATTATCAAGATTTAATAGACtcataaaaagaattaagatgCATCCTCTCTATTATGTGGAAGAATTGTGTAATATTGGTTGTTACTTCTTCATATATTCATAAGAATTCACTATTAAACTAATATGATTGGGGTTTTCTTTCTaagagcttttttaaaataatgaattcaaGTTATTTAATACCTATTAAATGATTCAGACCTCTGCTTCTTCTGCCAGACttggaaaaaatgtgtttttagagAAATTGGCCCAGTCACATAAATTCTCAGATTTGTTAACAATTAAAGTGGCtcataatattcattttattatcttttccatGTCTATACTATATGTATTGATATCCTACTTTTCACTCTGATTTGTATATATCCAATaaagtgttaatatccaaaatatataaagaacttagacaactccacacacacacaaaataagaatCTAATTGAAATGgacagaaggggtgcctgggtagcttagttggttaaacatctgacttccgctagatcatgatcttggggtttgtgggttcaagccctgtgtcaggctctgtgctgacagcttgaagcctggagcctgcctaggattctgtgtctccctctctctctgaccctcccctgctcatgctctgtctctttctctctcaaaaataaataaatatttttttaaaaatggacagaagacattaacagtcattttcccaaagaaaacatacagatagccaacagacacatgaaaggatgttcaacatcactcatcatcagggacatgcaaagcaaaaccacaatgagatgtcacctcacacctgtgagaatggctaaactcagcacaagaa is a genomic window of Acinonyx jubatus isolate Ajub_Pintada_27869175 chromosome B4, VMU_Ajub_asm_v1.0, whole genome shotgun sequence containing:
- the LOC106969363 gene encoding olfactory receptor 8S1-like, which gives rise to MALRNHSTITEFILLGLSVDSHVQVLLFVLFLGIYLFTIMGNLSMLLVIREDPHLHTPMYFFLSHLSFMDFCLSTAIVPKLLENLLSQSKTISVGGCLAQVFFVFDIGGTEVCLLSAMAYDRYAAICHPLLYGRVMNNQLYMQLVWGSWSLGFLDALINIPLTMNLDFCEAKIIHHYSCELPSLFPLSCSDVSTSLTVLVCSTLLHGGGTFFLIFFSYVRIVSTILSISSTSGRSKAFSTCSSHLTALSFFYGSAFLRYLMPTSGSPLELIFSIQYGVVTPLVNPLIYSLKNKEVKNALRRTLGKFLQ